ACGAGTTTCTAATAGCATGTATTGGAATTTGGAAGCAATGAAGAACACTCATGAATTACTATAGCATGTCCCGCCTCCCGACGACAAACACTAGCTGACGATATCAATACTTCTAACCAGAAGAGCAGCTGGAAATATATGCTTGTATATAAACAGCTGGTGGACATGGATGCAAACTTCCATTATATTCCTAACGTAATACAACCAGATATGATAAGGCCATAAGGGTTTCAAGTAATTTTAACCTAGAAAGGTTCTTTGGCAGCTTCCTGATATTTTTGCAATCTCTCATATTCAGGTAAATAAGTAATCTCAAGCTTGCAAATGGGTTCATGGACATCAACCAGGCTAGCACAATCTAGGCAACTAGAATGGCTCAAATCAAGGGTCTACATTGATGGAAGACATTGGGGAAAAAAATATAGAAAGAAGCAAGGGAAATCTATTTTTGTAAGTTGTTTATTTATAATGTAATAAGTACGTAATTACATTCAATAATATAGAGACAGTTTGTAAGTACGTAATTACATTCAATAATATAGAGACAGTTTGTAAAAACCCTTGTTGATGAAATTGGTGATATGTTAAAGGTTAAAGAGTTTAACTACCATATGGGTCCATATATTACTCCAAATAATCATTGAGTTTAACAGTGTAGTCCCCTTAAGGCCTATGCTCTGTCTCTTTCGGAGTACCCTGGCAATAGGAAACCTAGGTTTCTTTGACGCGGCGGCGGGCCCCGTGCTTCGTCGTTCCAACAGTGGTAAGATGGCGGCATTGCCGGCAAAGCTTTTCATAAAGTTTCAGCAGAGGCGCTCTCTGGGAGTTGAGGGTGTTGTAGGCGGACGTGTTTCGACGACCTTTGTCGAAGCTTCGTGAACCTCCTTGTCGGCCTGAATCTATGGCAACTGCGATGGAGGCTGAAGACTTAGATGCTGGTTACGAGTTAGATCTGGCTGTGGTGGTGGCTGTTATGGTGCAGGCCTACATGTCAGAGATTGGATTGGAGCTTCAAGCGTGGCAGGGTCTCATGGTGGCCGGGGAAGCCGTCAAAGAGGCTGACTTAGCTTCTACGGCAAGATACCCTAACCTAGGGTTGACCACGGCTGAGTTGACTGGGCTGGATTTGGTGTTTGGACTCCCACATGTGGGATCAGATGGGTGTGATTTTGGGCCCACTAAGGTGCATTCGGCTGCGGTTGGTGTTAAGGCTTGCCCTACTACTATGGGCACGGGCAAGACGTAGGTCTTGGGTTGTTCTCAGCCCGAACATCAGAGTTAGTCTTACTACTTATTTCTTAAGTTTATTAGGTGTACACCAATTGAGGTCTTAGACAGCTATGGGCACAGGCAAGACGTAGGTCTTGGGTTGTTCTCAGCCCAAACATCAGAGTTAGTCTTACTACTTATTTCTTAAGTTTATTAGGTGTACACCAATTGAGGTCTTAGACAGCTAATCTATTCTAGAGATTTAGGTAGTGAGACTGTGTTCTATTGTTTCGGGTTCTTTTTAGCCTATGTGTAATCAGTAAAGGTATCTGTCTTGGTGCTTGTAAGCCTCCCTTAACATACTTTGTAGAGAACGGCATTTTGATGTACGTGTCTTTTGGCCATTGATTAAGCAATATAAGTCATCATTTTCACAAAAAAAAAAAAAACTACCATATGGGTCCATGATGCAGAGGTATTGTATGGTTGTGTCTACAGAACAATGTGTGAAGAGATTGAAGTCTTTAACGGTGCTTTTTACTATATATCAACGACGATTAATACAAATTTCAGGTTTAAGATTTTCGGATGTTAAAAGAGAGATTCGTGAGCAGAGGGATATCTGTTAATAGTTATCTATGAATGAATGAAGACTTTGTACGAGCTGTAGGCTGTAGTTAAACTTATGTTACGCAACACGAGAGCGTATTCAGTGCACCCGGGTGCGCCGCTCACCCGTCCATCTCCGCCTTCCATTTGACGCGGACTTTTGACTTTTTCAAAATGGACGGCGAAGATGGACGGGTGCGCGGCGCACCCGGATGCGCTGTATAATTTTCAACGCAACACATGAAAAGTTCGCCTTTTGCCTTAAACATCACGGCGCTTTTTAGTCCAAGTTAATTAAGGTAATATTGTTGAAAGAATGTTTAACTTTGTGTGTGAACTGGTCTAATGAGGAATCCTGATTAGACCAAGTTACCAAGTAATGATAGGTTACCAAGTTAGTATAGAACTATGTTTCCTTCTATATACCTAAAATGTACCTTATAATTCTCTATATAAAGGCTCCTATATAGTAGTTGATACATATAAAACACCATGTTTTCATCATATGACGACGACATGAGAAGGAAGAGAGGTCCTATACGATCAAGGTGGTCCGACCTCCCTCCTGAACTACTCGAGTTGATCATGAAAAAGCTTGCTTCAGTAGACATCCTTCGCTTCGAAGCTGTCTGTTCTCGTTGGTGTAAGACTGCAAAGTCTTATATCTCATCCCCATATTTCACACTCGACATGCCTCAAACCCCATGGCTTATGATTCCTGGTGGTGAAGGAAACCACATCCACACTCGTCGCTTTTTCAACCTCTCAGAGTTCAAGTACTACACTATCAAAAACACGTTTGGATATATGCCTGATGCATGTTGTATCGGTTCATCACACGGGTGGCTGGTCCTTACGGATGAGAAAGCGAGACCTGCTCGTCTTTTGAATCCGTTTTCTGGAGATAGGATTGACCTTCCCTCAATAGGGTGGAGGAGCACAATTTTTCTAGGCATGAGCAGAGATGATGTCGTTAAAGTTGTCACCTCCTCCAAGCCACCATCGGAAGAGGACTTTGGTGTTGTTGTTGTTGTTGTAATATTAAACTCTACGACTATCGGGTTATCACAACTTGCTTGCTATAGGCATGGACACGATGAGGGATGGACTAACATAAGTACGGTAGTATCCTATGCCTATCACGACGGTATATTCCACAGTACAAATGGTAATTTGTATGCATTGGCAACCGATGGCTCAGTTGAGGTTTGGGACATGAGGCAGTGTTCTCCCATAACAACACTTCATCTGCAACCTTTGTCACACCAACTAGACATTGATCTCAAATTATTAATACCGTGTACGGATTCCATGTTTTATTTGGTGGAGTCCTTGGGTGAACTTTTGTTGGTGAGACGATTTATAAGGAAGACGACGGACCATCCCGGTTACCCCTATAGAACCGTACACTTCAGTATCTATAGGCTTAAGTCCATTAGCAAAGGGTTCGAGTGGGAGAAGGTGGAAAGTTTGCACAATCAGTCTCTCTTTCTGGGAGGAAATCATTCAATCTCTTTGTCTTGCCACAGCTTGCCAGAGTGTGAAGAGAACTCAATTTACTTCACGGATGATAGGTGGTGGGAAATGAACAAGAATGGTAAGTATGGAGTTGGCAATATCGGGGGTCATGATCTTGGAGTATACAACATAAAAGATGATATTGTGAAGCCAATGCCGTGTTATATGAGATTTGATCGCTCTAGTATCAATCCACCGCCCTTTTGGATTGTTCCTGACATAATCCATGGAAGCTATAGTTTAAGAAACGAGATTATCCAATTCACAAGATGTGCTTCACTGGGGAAACGAGATTATTGGCGCAATTGCTAATTCACTGCAGTACCATAAGTACATTTCTAGAATTCATCCTCTTCCAAATAGTTGTACGTACGTTGTAAAGATTTGTCAGAATATTAGAGACCCGGAGGCCATATTAGGGTTTGTATTTGTATGTCATATAAGACTGAAACATATGATGCAGACGCTAAAACCATCATCCAATAACAGATCTTTTCATACTAACGTAAACACATGATCAACATCCTAACATATATGCGTTCATAAACAGAAGAACATACATTGATCAGCAGAAAGGAGTCAATAACACAAAGACAAGTCTTCTGCGTTTCAATATCAAGCTACAGAATGGGGCTGCAAAAACTTAATGCTTAAAACCGATATTGAACACAGGGACTTGGCCTCTTTTATATAGTAATCACAAACCGGATTCAATCCCATAACCAAATCCTTATTGTACTCAATGTTAACAACTGTAAAGGTATGATCCTATCACAATACTAATCCTATCAGAATTGGTCTTTTATGTCATCTGATAGTGTTTCAGTCCAATTCAGTTCCAACAATCTCCCACTTGGACTAACACTCTCTGTAAACTAACCAATGAACATTTCAATTTATAAACAACAACTAAAGTGTGCACTTGAAGCAAAAGAAAACTCCTATATAGTTTATTCAGCTTTTGTCAATATGCAGCATCTGCAACAGAATTAATCAACATGGCTAGAGATCACTTACAGCAAGTACTGCACTCACATAAGCTCATGAGTGATATAGTGATATATAGATGTCAATACTCACATTCCAAACTTCATGATTTTAAAAACTTAATAAAATCCTGTATCAGCAAATACCAGAAACTTTACAAAAACAATATCTTGCTTAACCGTAATAACAATATGATATAACTGTAGTAATCAAATTCCAAAAACGAAACCACAAAATTATGACTAAAACCTTTAGCTACCACTGCAGCTAACAAAGTCTTATGAGATTCTGAATCTTAACATTGTCTTAAAGCTTAAAGACAGTATACACAAGTCACAACAATAATAATCATTAGGCATGACTTAATCTAGTTAAAAACAACCAACCTTACTGGCATACAATTCACTTAAATTCCATGGAAAACAAAATGTATTTGTATTGAAAATGCATTAACAATAGAATCAGTCAAGTAACCATAATATATACAGAATTATCCAGCAGAAAACCATACAGTCCATACTGTATAGTTTTACTAAAGATTATTTCTGATGAAACAAAAACCTGCAAATAACAGAATAATCTACAGCAGTACAAGACTAAAAGGTTACTGAGAGAATAAATCGTAATCCACCAAGGAAAATACTCCCACTGACCATAAGGATTCCTGTAACTTCCAGAATGCAAATGCATATAATACAAGAATCAAAAGTCGTTCAGTTTTTCAGCTGTTTACAAATCATATATCACCAATATTGAGAATTAACCTTATCATAATGCTTAAAGATCTTCCCTGAGCCACAACAACATCATTTATTCAAGATACACGTAAAAACTTTATTGGCTGAAAAACCATAATTCAAAATTTCCTTAATCTCTCACCAACAAGAGGATATCCATATTCCTTCCTTATCAGTAAACCGAAAAGTGTCAAACTGTCAATATATAGAAGACAAATAGAATATTTTACTCCCACTGTTTGTTACTCTTAACCTTTTGTAATTAACTCTGAAAATAAGAGAATCCATATAACAGTGACAATAATATATAAGAAGACAGTTGCAGATTTTCAGAAGACTGAATTCACATGTGTGAGGATCAATTCAAGTTCAAAATAAAACAGCTTTGGATCAATTCAAGTTCAAAATAAAAACAGCTTTAATAATAAAAACACATGGAATCCTTCCTCCCTGTTTTTATTATTTATTCATGCAACATATAGAGATTAGTAGTCAAAAAGTCAGCTTGCTTATGCATAAACATTTCACAATACATGTTTGTCTTTTGAAAATGCAAAAATCTGCAACCAATTAAGATTTTTTTTTTTTATGAAAATTTTGAGTAGAACCTGTAATACTACTTGAAATTTATAAGCAGTATAAGTAGCCAAAAATATATGTATCAAGGAATTGAAAGTTACTCATGAAAAGTGACATAACTATATATCAGAAGAAAACTGAACCTTTATAAAAAATTGACGGAAATAGGAAAACACAGTCTGCTGTATTTTTCCCAAAACGTGTATATTACTAGTTACTCAAATGTAGTACCAAGAATATGAAAATTAGCACCCAAAGATTCATTTAAAACAATATATTCGTAATTATATTGATACAGAATAATGTAATTTATTTATTATACGAGTCCAGCATGTTATCATGACAAATTCATGTGTATATAACCATATATAGTATCATGCTATAACAAAAACATGTCCAACTAAGTATAATGTACATAATCTCATACACTGAGAACAGCCTATTACTATAGGTTTAGTTGCTTTCTGCACATAAGAAGAAACTGATATTCTTATTACTAGCTCCCCACAGATAAAGCTGAAATCATAACTAAAAGAAATTTTGCTAACCTGGAGATCATAATCCCTTTTTTCAACATAAGACGAAATTACAATAACACTAGAAATTAATACAGTTTACAAGCATCAACAACACAAGCACAAACAGAATAAAAATCACATATCTGAAGGTAATACTATGCAACATCTTTGTGGCAGAAGACATAGCATTCTAAACTTCTTTATCATTACTCGGTATCAGTAGATTCTAGTTATTCAAAAGAAACAGTCAACACCTTGGATAGAGAAAAGTTTCAATTGAATCCAAATAAAAATCTAGAGACTACATGGAATGTTGTTCAGCATCTAAAATTAGACAATGAACAACACGATTTCCAGAATATCACAAAACAGTGTTAATAACTATATGTTCCAGTTTTACCTTTTGAACTTTATTAAAATGGCATCTTAATTGTCAAAAACATAACAAGACTGAAGTTCAAATTATAGGAGATTTGCTTATTCTGAATTATAGCTCCACATCTCTACTGCAGCAACATATGATTATCCTTTTTTTAATTCTTGTTAACAGCCCACATCCATCACAAGCAAAAGGAGTGTTCATTATATCATACAAGCCACATGAACACAATTCTTAACCTCATGAATCAAAACGCACAAACCGAAAAGTCAAACAAAATCCACACAAGAACCCAAATATATGCAGATTTCATATGAAAATAAGTTAGATACGATTAAGTACGACAATCCTTCCAAATGCAAAATTGAATTGCAAGTGGTCAAAATTTAAAGAGCATACCTCTGCCATATTGCTGCCTCAAAAGTTAGCGGAAGCAAATAGAAGGCAGCAATCTGATCCCTTCAAAATTGGGCGCCTGAATGGGGCTTGGATCCCTTTGAGATGTTGAGTCTCTTTGCGCTCGTATAACCCCAAACTCCAAACCAGAACACATTGAAGAGACAACTTCATCCGCAGTTAAATGCAATTGGGTTTGTAGCTGATCATTGACATGCAACAGCTCTTCATTGCCTAGCTGCTAAGATTAATTGACAATGATGTCAGGCAATATAGTAGTCATTATTTGAGATAAGAATACTCAATTCTATTGTAGGATGTAATTTCAGGAGGAACCAAAAACCTGAGAAACAAAGCTAGAAATTGGCCCTGACAACATAACTATGTGATCTTGATCAAGCAAGTATTCTAGGCTTGCAGCTAAGAGCATGACCAACACCAAATAACAAACACAGTAGATGAACTTATGACTCTGACCAACTGAAGTGCATTTGAAATGAACTTAACCAATTGTTCCTTTTGATTTGTTAAATTAAAGTCTAACAGCTGACCTTGAAGTTTCAGCTGGAGATAACTGTCTTCCTATGTCTCTCTGTAACCAAATCCTTCTCTTACTTGTTTACCTGCATTGTCAAAAATTCGACACCAACTTCAGTATGATCCACTTTCAGAAAAATATATCCAGCAACTGCACACCAACTTATACATGACCAACCATGGTAACAATATTTAAACCATACCTTGCTTACTTCCTTTACGGCAAACAATAGCTTTTCCCCAATGAAATCTTTGAAGAGGTCATCTTCCTTCAAAGCTTGAAATGACTCTAAGAGTAACCATTGTATTACTGGAAAATTTGACAACTGCATCACTGGCAGTAATCTAGTTCAGTGCAGATGACACACAGATTTTATCCAAAGGCAACAGCGAACAACAGAACATGATAAAAGCCTTAAACTCTGGATTGTCATATACTGTATATATAGATCAATCCAACATGTGCATGAAACTACACATAATTCAGCTCCATGCCAGATCAAATATGTATACCAAGATAGATTCCGGAGCTTCATTCTACATCTGTCACTTGAATGAAGTAGATGTTCGATAAAAATTAACAGAACAATAATCAATGTCCGATTTTAAGAAGAACAACAATCAGCCACACATATTATCAAAAAGCTCAACAGATGCACCATATGAATAACCCATGTCATCTAGAGACAACAATAAACAGGAAGATGAGGAATTAACTTGATCCATAACTCCAATAATTAATATCCAACAACATTTGAAACAAACTGTTCTCTAATTGAACTCATTAACTAACACTTAAATAGGAACCAAAAGCAAATTCTGAGGAGGACACATTCACCACTTCAAACACCAAATCTTCTCAAGCAGGAAGGCCTTCGAATCATCCTGGATGGTGTCAACGGTTTCTTCACGGCAAGCAATTGGGAACATCTTGACTTGTTTAGACAGCAATTCGACTTGAAGCTTGAAATTTGTCAGATAATTATCAATGGCAGATGAGTCGAACGATGGAACTGGGATGTTTGAAAGTGAAATTCGCTGCAGCCCCCAAATCAACTTCTCAAATTCATTGAGAATCAGTTGGATATCATTCTCATTAGCAGCAGAGTTGTCAGATGCATCAGGAAGCCGAGACATGGCCCAATCCATAACAGAGTAAATTTTTCTGACCACCCGCAGTTGTTCATTCCCAGACACAGCCTTGCCGAGAAAGTTGCGAGAGAACCTGGTTGGTTAGACTGGATCAAGATCAGTGTTTGAGGGAAAGCCGGCTCGTACGGTGGTAGCCGTGGCTCGTTTGGTGGAGGAACAGAAAGGCTGAGCTGAATAGAGCGGTCGTCTTCGTCTTTCAGCTCCGCCAAGCTTCGAAGGGCCCTCTTGCGACGGTCCGTCGGAGACGCCGTCAGGGGAAACAGGTTGAGAGCGACCCGGTTGTTCCTGAAAGAGAAATTGTTAGAACTATTACTTGGTTTGAAAAAGCCCAATAAAAACTGAGCCAAAGCCCAATAACAAGCCCAACCCAATAGCAACAACTGAAACCCGAAATCTTCTTCGGCGAGAGAAAGACGAGATCTTTGAAACCAAGAACAGTGTAATAGCAGAAAAGCAAGAAACTTTCCTTCCAGATTAGACTAACAGAGGAAAGCTCAGACCTTTGAAACCAAAAAAACACTGTAAAACCAAAGATTGAAACTTTCATGTAGAAAGTTGAGACCTTTGAACGAAACAACAGTGTAATAGCAGAAAAGCATGAAACTTTCCTTTCAGATTAGACTAACAAAGGAAAGCTCAGACCTTTGAACGAAAAACACAGTAAATGAAAAAAAAGCATGAATTTTTCATGTAGAAAGCTGAGACCTTTGAACCAAGCAAAAGACAGTGTAAATGCAGAAATAGCCTAAAACTTTACCTGGATGATGAAGCCATTGCAGAGAGTAGAGATGTTGCTCCTTACTCGGTGGACAGGGTAAAGAGAAAGAGAATGGGAGACAAGAGAGACTGAGCTTTTAAACGAGGCAGTGGAACCGTCTGTTTTGTCTGTATTCAGCTCGTACGGAACAGACTGCAGAGCTGTTTTTTCTTTTTTCAATAGCAAGTCAAATTTTAAGGGTCGGGTCGGGTCAGTTCCGAAACCATATGGTTCCAAAGATTTTACAAAAGCCCCCAAAACCCAGCCACCTCATCATCATCTCCTACTCCAATCCTCTCTACCTCTCAGCTCTACATTATCTTAGTTAGCTTCGCTAGAGTAAACAAATGACGACTCGAATCGCTCTGGGAGTCGGAGCCAACAATCAACACTCTGCTTACGTCGGCAATCTCGACTCTCGAGCAGCTTGGGTTTTGCTTGTTTCATTGCTTGTCAGGTTAGTGAAGAACTGCACTGGGAGCTCTTTGTTCCAGCCGGCCCTGCCGGTATGTATCCGATTAAGCCCTGCTTCTGCATTTAGATTAGTTCTATATCCATGGAAGTGGATGGAACTGAATTGATGAAGATCGGATTAAACATGCTAAAGAAAATGTGTGCTTATTTTCCGTGCATTTAATGTGTATGTTCCCAAGGATAGAGTGACAAACCTGCATCAAGGATACGGATTCGTGGAGTTCCAAAGCGAAAAGGATGCCGATCATGTAAGTTTCTTCGTTTTCTCAACTTGTTCTGTGGCTTCCTGTTCTCTGGTAGAGTTTTATGTTGTTGACTATGAAGTTTCTTGTTTCGACTGCTGTGCAGGCAATCAAGGTGCTTAATATGATCTAGCTTTACGGCAAGCCTATTCGTGTAAATAAGGTGATGTAATTCTATTTCCCGTAGCTGTTGTTATCTGTGTGTTTTGTGACACATAGGAAGGCAGAATAATAGTGTAACAGGGCTCTGGGAAAGCATTCTGCTTTGTCTCTGTATGCCCTACTTATCCTTTGATGTGATGAAATTCTGATTGCTCGGGGAAAACATGCAGGATGGGTCTTGTTGCCAGTTTCTTTTGTTTTCTATGCCATCTTAATTGTTGACACTCATATGGAATTTATACAGACATATTGTTATTTCTCTTTTGTAGATAATGAGAGACCCTGACACTGGAAACTCGTGGGGATTTGGCTTCATTAGCTATATGATTCCTTTGAGGCATCTGATGCAGCTATTGAGGTATGCCTTTCCCTGCCCTTTATATTGGTCACTTAGCTGAAAAG
Above is a window of Fragaria vesca subsp. vesca linkage group LG7, FraVesHawaii_1.0, whole genome shotgun sequence DNA encoding:
- the LOC101310560 gene encoding putative F-box protein At4g22660-like, which gives rise to MFSSYDDDMRRKRGPIRSRWSDLPPELLELIMKKLASVDILRFEAVCSRWCKTAKSYISSPYFTLDMPQTPWLMIPGGEGNHIHTRRFFNLSEFKYYTIKNTFGYMPDACCIGSSHGWLVLTDEKARPARLLNPFSGDRIDLPSIGWRSTIFLGMSRDDVVKVVTSSKPPSEEDFGVVVVVVILNSTTIGLSQLACYRHGHDEGWTNISTVVSYAYHDGIFHSTNGNLYALATDGSVEVWDMRQCSPITTLHLQPLSHQLDIDLKLLIPCTDSMFYLVESLGELLLVRRFIRKTTDHPGYPYRTVHFSIYRLKSISKGFEWEKVESLHNQSLFLGGNHSISLSCHSLPECEENSIYFTDDRWWEMNKNGKYGVGNIGGHDLGVYNIKDDIVKPMPCYMRFDRSSINPPPFWIVPDIIHGSYSLRNEIIQFTRCASLGKRDYWRNC